Within Anolis sagrei isolate rAnoSag1 chromosome 3, rAnoSag1.mat, whole genome shotgun sequence, the genomic segment gattttaattgtttgttttgtttaattaattaattaattaattccatatttaatattttttaaattgcccccccccttttaaaaaaatgactgctTTACTTCTGTGggtttcaaaaatgttttttatggactcaatatcatacgaaagctgactggcacaacctggggatcacaaccagacacagtgaagacatctgcccttgcgctatgctattctgtTGATGAAtgtgcatgtccagtgtggaacacatttcaccacactaaaacagtggatgtggctcttaatgagacatgccgcattatcacggggtgtctgcgccccacaccactggagaaattacactgcttagccggtgttgcaccacctgacatccgccgggaaggagcagccaatagtgaaaggaccaaggcagagacatctccagctcatcccctgtttgggtatcagccagcacgtcaacgacttaaatcgagacatagttttctaagatctacagagacactcgctggaacaccccagcaagcgagagtccaaaagtggcaggttcaaacccagcacctcaatccgtgggtgataccagatgagagactcccccctgggcacacagaagactgggcgacttggaaggcataactcaaaaaccactgggcgaaatgacacgaaatttggacactacacccctaacagaccaatgagtgaccatcactcataaacccctaaaaaaaaaaaacagtggaaaggacttaaccccccccccccccaaaaaaaaagctaaatgacgatacagaaaaaagggaaggaagagggagggaaggaaggggagagagaaggaaggaaagaaaggaaaggaagaaaggaaagaaagaaggaaataaatgaaaggaagcatggaagcaaagagcaaaggaaggaaagagagaggaggaaaggagagaaagaggaaaagaaaggggatagagaaggaaggaaggagaaaaggaaagaaaaaaggaaaggaagcaaagagggagcgaaggaagaagagaaagagatagagaaggaagaaaggagaaaaagggaaggaaaagaaaaaagcaggaaggaaagaggtagagaagaaagaaggagagaaggaaagaagaaaagggaaggaaaagggagggaaggggagaaagaaagaaagaaaaggaagcatggaaacaaagagcaaaggaaggaaagaggtagagaaggaagaaaggagagaaagaggaaagaaaaggagggaaggaaagaaaagggtagagaaggaaggaaggagagaaggaaaggaaaaaaaggaaggaaagagggagcgaaggaagaagggaaagaggtagagaaggaagaaaggaggaaaaggggaggaaaagaaaaagacaggaaggaaagaggtagagaaggagagaagaaaagggaaggaagagggagggaaggggagaaagaaagaaaagaaagaaagaaaaggaagcatggaagcaaagagcaaaggaaggaaagaggtagagaaggaggaaaggagagaaagaggaaaataaaaagggggaaggaaagaaaggggtagagaaggaaggagagaaggaaagaaaaaaggaaaggaagcaaagagggagtgaaggaagaagggaaagaggtagagaaggaagaaaggagaaaaagggaaggaaaggaaaaaggcaggaaggaaagaggtagagaagaaggaaggagagaaggaaagaagaaaggggaagaaagggggagggaaggggagaaagaaagaaagaaagaaagaaagaaaaggaagcatggaaacaaagagcaaaggaaggaaagaggtagagaaggaggaaaggagagaaagaggaaaataaaaggggggaaggaaagaaaggggtagagaaggaaggaaggaaggaaggagaaaaggaaaggaaaaaaggaaaggaaagagggagcgaaggaagaagggaaagaggtagagaaggaagaaaggagagaaagggaaggaaaagaaaaaggcaggaaggaaagaggtagagaagaaggaaagagaaggaaagaagaaaagggagggaaggggagaaaaaagaaagaaagaaagaaaaggaagcatggaagcaaagagcaaaggaaggaaagaggtagagaaggaggaaaggagagaaagaggaaaataaaaggggggaaggaaagaaaggggtagagaaggaaggaaggagaaaaggaaaggaaaaaagaaaggaaagagggagcgaaggaagaagggaaagaggtagagaaggaagaaaggagagaaagggaaggaaaaggcaggaaggaaagagatagagaagaaagaaggagagaaggaaagaagaaaacggaaggaaggaaggaaggaaggaaggaaggaaagtgggagcgaaagaaggagggaaaggagagaaagagggagggaaggttggccacaccAACGTgtgacgggtacagctagtctatataaataaaaatgtcatgttcgtttgtgggattaacataactcaaaaaccactggacgaattgacaccaaatttggacacaagacacctctcaggccaacgagtgaccatcactcataaaaactctgaaaaacacagcagaagagactttaaaagccaataaataaataaataaatacattacaagcaTGCGCaacaccacatatatatacgcaaacacacacatatacccaaatatatacacacacaaagcccaaatatatgcacacacacacacacacacaaagcacatattcaCAGACcgtgccacagcaacgcatggccagggacggctagtaaacaataaataaagcaaTTCTTCTCGTTCTTTACCTTCTTCTCCAGCATATGTGGGACGTCCCAGAAGACATGTCCAGGTCTGAGAAAGTGACTCTTTTCCACCAAGAAGCGCCCAACGGCTTGACGTACCGCATCCCGGCATTGCAGTACCTGCCTTCGGAGTCGGCTTTCCTGGCGTTTGCCGAAAAGCGGTCCTCTTTCCGGGATGAACACGCCGAGTTCCTGGTGatgagaagagggaagaaagagggggtGTCGGTCCAGGTAATGCCAAGGGTGGAATATATCTACAgtcaatatattgttgaaggctttcgtgcctggaatcactggattgttgtaggttttccggactTTCTgtcgatgttccagaagcattctctcctgacgtttcgcctgtatctatggcaggcatcctcagaggttgtgaggtctgttggaaactaggaaaataggatttatatatctgtggaataatgtccagggtgggagtaagaacccttatctgtttgaggtagctgtgaatgttgcagttggccaccttggttagtactgaatggcctagcagtctcaaggtctggcttcttattgcctgggggaatcctttgttgggaggtgattatctACAGTCGTCCCTCCACATTCGCTGTGGTTTAGGctggcatgggtaaactttggccctccctccaggtgtttgggacttcaattcccaaaattcctaacagccggtactgtaatattattagtatatataattataatatcatattattattagtattatactgtattacattataatattatcaatattatatgtatatacaatatattatattatattactacattgtactatacaattctactgtaatattattagtatatataattataatatcatattattattagtattatattgtattacattgtaatattatcaatattatatgtatatgcaataatattatattgctatattgtattatacaattctactgtaatattattagtatatattattataatatcatattagtagtattttattgtattacaatataatattatcaatattatatgtatatgcattatatatatagctatattgtactatacaattctactgtaatattattagtatatataattatatcatattatttgtattttattgtattacattataatatcaatattatatgtatatacaatatgttatgttatattatattatattattagtagtattatataattataatatcctattattattagtattatattgtattacattataatattatcaatattataagtatatgcaatatattatattatattgctatattgtactatagaattctactgtaatattattagtatatataattataatatcatattattagtagtattatattgtattacattataatattatcaatattatatgtgtatacaattatATCATATcacatcatattattatattatattatattatattatattatattatattatatgagtcgcctaatggctgaaaagagcggtatacaagtaaagtgtatatataattataatatcatattattattagtattatactgtattacattataatattatcaatattaaatgtatatacaatatattatattatattgctatattatactatacaattctactgtaatattattagtatatataattataatatcatattagtagtagtattatattgtattacattataatattatcaatattatatgtatatacaatatgttatgttaaattatattatattatattattagtagtattatataattacaatatcatattattattagtataatattgtattacattataatattatctatattatatgtgtatacaatatattatattgctatattgtactatacaattgtactgtaatattattagtatatataattataatatattattattagtattatattgtattacaatataatattatcaatattatatgtatatacaatatgttatgttatattatattatattattagtagtattatataattataatatattattattagtattatactgtattatattattatattatcaatattatatgtttatacaatatattatattgccatattgtactatacaattctactgtaatattattagtatatataattataatatcatattattagtagtattatattgtattacattgtaatattatcaatattatatgtatatgcaataatattatattgctatattgtactataccattctactgtaatattattagtatatataattataatatcatattattagtagtattatattgtattacattataatattatcaatattacatacatatacaatatattatattatattgccatattgtactatacaattctactgtaatattattagtatatataatgataatatcatattagtagtagtagtatattgtattacaatataatattatcaatattatatgtatatacaatatattatattatattgctatattgtactatacaattctactttaatattattaatatatataattataatatattattattcatattatattgtattatacatataatattgataatattatattgtattacaatataatattatcaatattatatgtatatgcattatattatattgctatattgtactatacaattctactgtagtattattagtatatataattataatatcatattattagtattatattgtattacattataatattatcaatattatatgtgtatacaattatATCataccatattatattatattatattatattatattatattatattatattattatctccaCTCTGATCCCAATAACAAAGCCATGTTGaatctccctctcttctcttcttctagtGGGGCCCGCAAGAGTCCCTCGTGACGGCCGCGCTGCCCAACCACCGCACCATGAACCCGTGCCCCGTGTTTGAGAAGACCTCCGgcaccctcttcctcttcttcatatgTGTGGAGACCCCCGTCACGGAGTGGCACCAGATCAGAACAGGACAAAATGCCGCCAGGCTGTGCTACGTCTCCAGTCGCGACGGTGGCCGCACTTGGAGCCCGACCGTCGACTTGACCGAGCGGGTGATCAGGGATGATTTAGAAAATTGGGCCACGTTTGCCGTTGGACCCGGCCACGGCATCCAGCTGAGCTCCGGGCGGTTGGTGATCCCGGCTTACACCTACTACATCCACGAGCGTCGCTCAGGACATGTGCCAACCTGCACTACACGGCCGCATTGCTTCACTTTGTACAGTGATGACGGGGGCCGGAATTGGACCCGCGGCCAGCTTCTTCGGGACTTGCGGACGACCGAGTGCCAGGTTGCCGAACTGACCCATTGGGACGAGAGTCGGGTGTTGTATTGCAGCGCCCGCAGTCCCGACAAGAGCCGGGCCGAGGCGTTTGGGGCAGTTGGCGGAGACGAATTCGAGAAATCCTCCTTGTGCAAACAGTTGTGCGAGCCGCCACACGGTTGCCAGGGCAGCATAGTGAGTTTCACTCCGGTGAGAATTCCCTCCGACGGGAACGGAATGGAAGTCGTTGGTGAATCCGTCAACTCGTTaggtcttctttcttcctctctgccACAAAAGAGCACCAAATCGTGGCTGGTTTTCTCCCATCCCACGCAAGGTCACAAGCGCCTCGACTTGGGCCTCTACCTGAATAGCTCCCCGTTGGATCCGGGCTCCTGGAAGGGCCCCTGGGTGCTGCACAAGGGCCCCTGCGGATACTCGGACCTGGCCCTCTGCGAGGAGGGAGACGAGCAGATATTTGGCTGTCTGTTTGAATGCGGCGCGACCCGCGAGTGCGAAGAAATCGCCTTTCAGTTATTTACAAGCGAAGAGCTCCTGAGAAACGTGGCACGGAGCTGCTCTTGCGATGCTTCTGCAACACAACCACAATAGTGGCCCCAAGCAACACTCAAGTTGTTtctttttcccattttatttaCGTCTGCTTCCATATTTGATTCCAAAAGTCCTTGTTTTCAAGTCTCATAATTCAAGTATATGTGAAGAAAGGTGACCCAGTGGGGGCTACCTGCATTGCACAACTATAGCAGCCTTGTTTACCTGCTTTGTTTAcatcctatggaaccctgggatctatagtttggtTTATAACCCTTTCCCATGTTGATCACTTTTCTCTGGACACCTCCCATTGTGTCAATAGACTGTATTTCCTGGATTGACTTGCTAGAAGCAGCTTTGTTAAGGCCAGTCTGGGTAAGACACTTGTGGCTTTTGTGTCTTTTTCCAAAAGTTTGGTTtcatattattttgtttatttttggttttctgggatttatagatgagctggagatgtctctgccttggtcctttcactattggcggcTACtttccggtggatgtcaggtggtgcgataccggctaggcagtgcagtttctccagtggtgagcACCGTGAGAATGCGGCATGCAGTTTCtccaggcaccccgtgataatgcggcatgtctcattaagagccacatccactgttttagtgtggtgagatgtgttccacactgggcatgcgtactcagcagcagagtagcacagcgcaagggcagatgtcttcactgtgtctggttgtgatccccaggttgtgcctgtcagcttttgtatgatattgtttctggcacccactttttgcttggtattcaggcagtgcttctggtagatcagagcacagtccaggtatttgggtgcgctgcaatgctccagtgggattccttccttcccaggtcatcctcagagctcgggatgcttgtctgttcttaaggtgaaaagcacatgtctgcgttttagatgggttagggatcagctggttttccctgtaataggcagtaagggcaccaagagcttcggagagcttctgttcaaccatctcaaagctccctgcttgagtggtgatggcatgatcatcagcataaatgaaactctctgtcccttctgtcagtggctggtcatttatgtagatgttgaacatggatggagcaagcacgctcccctgaggcaggccgttcttgtgtttccgccatctgcttctctggccctggaactcaacaaaaaagctcctgttttgtagcaggtttcctatgaggcgggtgagggggtcgtcctttgtgatactatacatttttctcaggacgaggaggtggttcacagtatcataaagtaaaataataaataacactgactcgagtataagccaagggggacttttcagcctaaaaaagggctgaaaaactaggcttatactcgagtatatacagtactttacaGCAATTTTTGACATGCTCAATGCCCCCTGGTTGATTCCTGCCTGATAGGGGttgaaatactgtgctttcttctTGAATTGGAAGGCCTTTAGTGATTGTTAAGATGCTTCAAAGGCCACAAAAGAGTGTCTAACCATTTCTTATCACAGTTAATAAGTTTAGACAAATAATATAACAATCTATTGTCaacggctttcatggctggaatcactggattgttgtgagttttccgggctgtctggccatgttccagaaacattatctcctcacgtttcacccacatctatggcaggcatactcagaaattgtgaggttcTTAccaaggcagtaagaagccagactttgaaactgatacggcattaaatggtaatcaaaccatgaaaatgaacaaaatctggctaccagtattaaaaaactctaaaattataactgtaaataaagaacaacactcaaacacaggggaagtaaatacaagaaacaatcagggacagctaatcacctctcaacaaaggattcccccatgcagtaacaagccacaactAAAAACCGTCAGGCCATTAAATGGCAatcaaaccatgaaaatgaacaaaatctggctaccagtattttaaaaactctaaaattataactgtaaataaagaacaatactcaaacacaggagaagtaaatacaagaaaccatcagggacagctaatcacctctcaacaaaggattcccccaggcagtaacaagctacacctaaaaactgtcaggccatcaaatgctaatcaaggtagccaattgaaacattcacacctacctccaacagacaagagttctttctcccaccctggacattattccacagatatataaaccccatttcctagtttccaagagacctcacaacctctgaggattcctgccatagatgcgggtgaaacatcaggagagaatgcttctggaacatggccagctcagaaaactcacagcatcccaattgaagtcaatacggactttaggaggttctccccagtaagagagacccctaggaccgcaccaaagagggcccGCAACCTTGGTGAGGACAGAGAAGACGAATTCCAGCGAGCAGGCTCCTCTCCGAAGTCCCATGGGGGAACCACATCAAGTCCCCGGGTCCGGAACTTGGCAGAGGCGAGCGGCAGCGAGGAGCAATAAAACCAGGAATTTTTGACAATCAActgtttctaataaaatatattctcaaaaatcGAGAGGTTATTTCCCGGGCGTAGGGATCTAAAAtaagaaaagcgagatagcagataggtttagaatttagtacagaaaaatatgacattaaaatggagccgatccgccattttatgATTTCGTGGATACCGAGATCCGAAAGGAGAAGCTCAGTATCCGCGGTTTCAAATAATGCTGATCCGGCGTTCCCGgaacgccagggaagcattccgGGCAGGCTCGCGGTTCCCcggagcctggaaaaggttaTTTTCATGCAAGTTGATAGTTCAGGCAGggagagacacaaagtatcaagtgggaaagttaaaaagttgcgatttcaagtacttttattaggggaatagctacaatgttagggcttgggggaaagtgatagaagggcacagaggctgagtgcagtcctagtttgagctgtttgttggggcacatttcatcagtttgtcccaatcGTGGCTtctaggaactgcggaactctccgctgtgcGTCAGACCAACTTGGAGGCGGGGGCCTCTGCTGCCCTCGATGACacaatgattccggccacgaaagccttcgaaaacGCATTCTTAAAAGCTGTTTTGGTTTGTATCTTCCAAGATTTGTTCAGTTCTCCGTTAACTCAATGTCTTGGCAAGAGCCAAAGGTCCAGCAGTCCTGCGTTGCAAAACATGGATCTTGGGCGAAGCATGAGTTGAAGTGAAGTTGGCTTGATGTTCTCCTATATGGTCCAGCCATTTCTTAATTCCACTAGTAGTGGAAGACATGAAGGAGGGTTGAGTTGAAACTGTGGCGTGTTTTAAACTTGTCCTGTTTACTTATTATTATGTAAATTCGTTTTATCGTGAAATCTTTAAAATACTGATTAAAaactattgatttatttacagtatttatattccacccttctcaccccgcaggggactcgaggcggattacaatgcgcatatttatggcaaacattcaatgccattagacaacacctatagacagacacagaggcaatttaacattccagcttttccggcttcatgagggtatgctcgattctggccacagggggagctgctgcttcaccgtccacttgtgacaccgggtcctttgatggagcacttcctcattcttactcacactgctggaaggttttatggtgtcgtaaattagttaaattagtctccccgcataaagcggtgcCTAAATTTctgtcgcacctcagaatagattcaccttgctgaaatcaccaaacTGTACATggactgaagtctttgtagtttattgaaaaataaaagataaaaagttcttaaaagcaagcaatgttccaaaagatcaatataacATAGCACTATGAAGCATGATTTCAAGAGGCACCGACAAAACAatatcccatgagaacatgacaaagtcccgaGACCTGGACACAAAAACTACAAGATAATTGAGGCAAACGAACACcagctgcttggttgagcgagaagttgctctgacaaaggtttgttttcaaacacactgctaataccctttgcaaaacatgaaagcatttctttggcctctggcctccttcttgttggctattctcacactccttcaaactctgaattccaaacggtcagggcaagaaaacataaccaaagccctcctggcaaagggccatccagccatagatatagatagatagatagatagatagatagatagatagatagatagatatgttcaacatctttatcaatgacttagatgaagggctagaaggcgtgatcatcaagtttgcagacgacaccaaattgggagggagagccaatactccagaggacaggagcaggattcaaaaccatcttgacagattagagagatgatgggccaaaactagcaaaatgaagttcaacagggaccaatgcaagatactccactttggcaggaaaaacgaaatgcaaagattctGCATAAGAAACAAGAGCAGCTCCACTTGTTTGTGCTATGTCCAAATATACCAAACCTTTATACAATTGTGTAGAAAGTACAATGGTTGAAACACTTTTACTGGTTATTCAAAATATACCACTTGAAGTGGAAAACTAGGCTACTTTAAATGGCACATACCCACAAATTCTGGAGAGATCCTAGTGTGATACTGTAGTTGTGTGTGCAGCTCAGTAGGAGCTGGGGGAAAGAAAAAATATACAGGATTGCTACTCTTTAGATGGTGAAGACAGTTCTGAGTAGGTTACCATTTTAATCTATGAGCACATTTGGAAAACCTTAGGAAAAAAAGTTACAAGAATGAATACTCAAATACCTCAAATGGTGCTCTGTTCAATTTACCCTACTTCTTTTTAAAGTGTAAAGTACAAGCATGCAAATATAA encodes:
- the LOC132772317 gene encoding sialidase-3-like, whose protein sequence is MWDVPEDMSRSEKVTLFHQEAPNGLTYRIPALQYLPSESAFLAFAEKRSSFRDEHAEFLVMRRGKKEGVSVQWGPQESLVTAALPNHRTMNPCPVFEKTSGTLFLFFICVETPVTEWHQIRTGQNAARLCYVSSRDGGRTWSPTVDLTERVIRDDLENWATFAVGPGHGIQLSSGRLVIPAYTYYIHERRSGHVPTCTTRPHCFTLYSDDGGRNWTRGQLLRDLRTTECQVAELTHWDESRVLYCSARSPDKSRAEAFGAVGGDEFEKSSLCKQLCEPPHGCQGSIVSFTPVRIPSDGNGMEVVGESVNSLGLLSSSLPQKSTKSWLVFSHPTQGHKRLDLGLYLNSSPLDPGSWKGPWVLHKGPCGYSDLALCEEGDEQIFGCLFECGATRECEEIAFQLFTSEELLRNVARSCSCDASATQPQ